CTCAGGTACTATGGCCTTTGGCGTTGCATagttgcctatttcattgatgtGCGAGATTTACCAGGGTATCACCCTTACGGCAGGAGCTTACTTTGGTTGTGTTTCTGCTGCCTGTCGAATCCCTATATTTGTGTGGCTGCAAAATGACTTGATTGCTCAATGCATTGTTATAGATTTGTCAGCCGTGCTTGCATAGTTTGCACTGTCATGTGCTCATGTCATGTATGCTGATTCTGTCTTTGATTCGTGGAATTTTGCAGGAGTTTGTGAAGGTTTCTTGAAGTCGAGAAGATGGTGCTGAAGTAAGTTTCTATTTCTGTGATTGCAACACGTTCTTGGATCTCGTTACTCAATGTCCTTTGCATTATACATGCTTTGGATATTTCGTATGATAGATTGTTAAACTAATCTGCTGCAATAAGAGTCACAGATCTAGAAATTATTCTAAGTACGAATATATGATATCCTTGCAGGACGGAACTTTGCCGTTTCAGTGGTCAGAAGATTTATCCAGGGAAAGGCATCCGCTTCATTCGTGCTGACTCTCAGGTTGATCTTTTGTTACATTTACTGGCAGGAATTGCTACAAGATTAGAGGTGGTTTTACAAAGTATCTGTATCTATTTACAGGTGTTCCTTTTTGCAAACTCAAAATGCAAGCGCTACTTCCACAACCGCCTGAAGCCTGCGAAGCTTACCTGGACAGCAATGTACAGGAAGCAGCACAAGAAGGTATTGTACAGGCCTCTCCATAAGTAGGCCACTTATTCAGTTCTGTTTTGACCTGGTATCTTTGGTGTATACTCCAGTTTCTTGAGCAATAGAAGGTGGATTCCAAATTTCCTATGTGCTTCTGGTTTTGTTCTTTAGGCTTAAAATCATTTCTTGCCATTCAGGATACAATTGTGTTGCTACTTTATTTACATGCATTTCTGATTTCTCTAAATGGTGTGGATGTACATGGATATATTCGTATGTCCACACGTTATGATTTCCAGGCTAGAATCCTGTATTTAGACTTAACCTTAATTTCTTAGTTTTGTCTATCAGCTTTGTTTCTTCCATGTCTTCATGACAGTTAAGTCCATGCTCCTGTTGATGCGAGAATTTCTCATATACTTCTGTCATTTCTGTCTGTAGGATATCCATGCTGAAGCTGTCAAGAAGAGGCGTCGCACCACCAAGAAGCCGTACTCCAGGTCAATTGTTGGTGCTTCCTTGGAAGTGATCCAGAAGAAGAGAGCTGAGAAGCCTGAGGTCCGTGATGCTGCTAGGGAGGCGGCTCTTCGGTATGTTTTTCTGCTACTTGTCTTAAGCTGTCATTTATACTTGGTAGCAGCCATTGTTTTGGTTCAGTGAATAGAATTCGCTTTGTCTTTTGAAGTGATAGTTTACCGTTACCTCCACTCATTTCAAACTGCCATGACTGTGCAGTGAGATCAAGGAGCGCATCAAGAAGACCAAGGACGAGAAGAAGGCGAAGAAGGCAGAGGTGGCCAAGTCCCAGAAGGCGCAGAACAAGGGCGCAGTCCAGAAGGGTTCCAAGGGCCCCAAgctgggcggtggtggcggcaagcGCTGAAGAGCTCAAAAGGGTGTCGTCGTACTACTGTCCTGTTTCGCCATAGCCTCTTTTGTAAAACCTCGGTTAAATTAGCAAGACTTGGTTTGTTTCAGTGCTGTTGCCTGAGGATGTTGAAATACCATGACGACGAACGAATATGGGTTTTTATTCTGGAGAAATGTTTGCCGGTCGTATGCATATCATGTGGTTCTTTTCAGTTGGCCTCTGGCATTAGATTGGATCTAGCGTTGTTTCCCGAGCTGTTGGCGTGTGGTAGGCTGGCATGTAATCGTGCGGCTGTAGTAGCAGTGGATGCCATTTTTTCTTTGAACCATACACGCTCTGTCCGGTATGCCATCGGCCCATCGCATTGATGAAGCTTGTGCTCACTTATTCTTCAAATGTAAGGAAGCCCGGGAGTGTTAGCGAGCCATGGATTTGGAGCTTTGTACATCCGGAAAGGATAATGAACAAGGTTTTCACGTGGCTTTGGCGATGGTGGTCTGCACGTAACAAGATAAACGCAGGTGAGAGGATGGCCACAGAAGCTGAGATCATGTAACTTTGTCCATGTTGTAGATGGAAACGTCCCCCCGCAGACTACTACAAGATCATTACTCCGAAGTCGAAACAGATGCTGCCCTTGGTAGGAATAGGAAAGGCCATCACGTCAACAGAACTTGACTAAATGACTGTTTGTTCACACAAATATAAGACACACAGTTTCATTATACTGTTAACAAGATTGGGAACTAGGTAACTGTGCTGGTTGAGTTTCATCGAAACtcctcacatatgatgaaactccttaTAAAGTCCTTACCAAGTCAGTAAAATTGCTAATATGGTATGGAATTTAATGcccatgaaatttttttttagAGAACGTGCTAATCACGTTTTTCATTAAGTAGAAGAAAGAGTTTACGGAGGTAAAGAGTCCAAGCAATGACCAAATTAAAGAGCAACAGCCGCCAAACGACGACAAAGAAAAGTACAATGCGCAGCGCAAAGCGCTCACCGAACAGAAAATCTAATCCTATGAAGCCTGTGGAAGCCCAGGTCCTCGCCTCCTCCAGTATGTCGGGAGCTAGCGCGATGGGCTAAAGGTCCGATTGCTCATGAACCCTCCTGTTTCTCTCACGCCAAAGCGACAACGcgaccaaaccaaaccaaggTGTTGAAACCTTTTCGCCTAGACTTCAACAACTGTTGGCTTGCATTTAACCACCAACTTGCGAAAGCACATTCCTATTGCGGGACCAACATCTGGAGGTTGAGGTATCGAAGAATGCAAAACCATGTCTCCCGACTATGGACGCAACTAGTTAGCAGATGGTCTAGCGTCTCGACCTCCTAAGCGCATAGGGCGCAGTCATCTCTATCACTAAGTCCATGACGCCATAGATGGTTGGTGGTCCAACAACGACCATGGAGAACCAACCAGCCAAAGAAGCGGCATGTACCCGGCGCCAGGACTTTTCGAAGCTGTTGGGCTCCCAAAAGATGAGACCGTCCTAGGAAAAGGGCCTTATAGGCCGAAGCGGAGGAAAACTCTCCTAAAGCCGTCCAACGCCACATGAATATGTCCGGTGATTGGTTGAGGTGCCAGTCGTGAAGGAGATCCCATATCCGTAGGTACTGTAGAAGGACCTGCACCGTGAGTGCATGAGAGATATCCCGAACCCATCGGCAATCCGTCAAGCCCTCGCGTACCGTGCACTTGTTCCTCACATGGACAGCACCGCTGCCCAAAGGTTTGGGGCAAGCGCTTGAATGTTGCAACCATTTAACAAACGATCTGACCAAAACAAGGTTCTGTCTCTCCTACCTACCTTGACCGAAACAGATGCATTGAAGAACGTTGTGACGAGCTCGTTGTTAGGAAACCGATATCTTGCCTAGGTCCTAGCACCATCAACACGAGCAAGCCACAACGAGCGCATCCTCAACGCCATTCCCATCACTAGAAGGTTGGGAATGCCAAGACCACCAAAAATTGTCGGGCAGGAGACATTGATCCAAGCGACCGCATATTTTCCCCCGGGAAGTGACCTCACTTCCACACCAAAGGAAACCCCTAATCGGGGTTTTCATCGTCTTGATAGCCCATGGAGAAATAGCAATGGCCATGGAGATTGTTGATGGCTGTTAGCACGCCAAgttatgaaccgcaagcgtacggatcagttgtagctcttccctcagagtattccccaaaggtttatcaatccatgaaacttaaagcacaagatctatttcaactagaatcgttagtattaacttggtgtttatgagagattcagatctaatctactaagcatgtacagatagataacagatagagcaaaggtaactaatctagagcaacctagactatgcatatgttataattctgagcatggatagcaaagtgacacagatatgatcttagtaaaaagcatctttaaatcaaCACCTCCGGGACGGATcccgaaaccccccaccttacacaaaaAAGATCCTATCATGATCACCTGtatcagcgcaagcaggttAAAGGCATGATCATAAGAGCATGTCATACACATCGGTAGattaggcatgcaaatctggtcatcacgaccacaagaacaccctaggcaATCTATCAATGAtacatagattgaaaagcaagcaaacccgaataagcataaaaccatcaaaggagatacttagatcacTAAAaatatgaacacatctattacttcatcaTGAAtaattgtacatcacaagatcaccaccgggatcctactttgatcttgatgacttctagctccagaactccaacgtgatcttcctcgcagggtgatcacgccggcagaggttcgcctacgctagcccccgacaactgcacggccctcggctatccggagaggtgtccctcaagctccttctacttctttgctgcttcacgtcgagtaTGTCATCTTCAATATGGGGCTCGGTTGATTTATtgaggtatttatagtctagagagcgTGTGGtagaaattggaaggcgagggggtgAAGGTGTAATGCCTATAAAATTTACCAAtttaaatcactcgctaaaaatttatttcaaaatttttccgaccgtcGAGCTCCTGAGAAATCTTTTCCTTCTTGCTGGCCCCGCCGTTCCGGCACCCGGcgtcgtcaaccctctttttccgttcCCTGCAAATTTCGCCGCGTGCACGTCAAATCCGTCACGCGCGCCGTCCGTTCCCGCAACTTTCGCCGTACTGCCCCTCCCTTTTTCCTTctcgttttccttttctttttccctttttcttttcctcttttcccttctccttcttcctccttccttcttccttcttcctctctctccttcctttttccCCCGCCTTCCCCATTTCCTCCTAGCGCATAGCGCCTAGCACCTGGCGCCCGGCCCCACCCACACGCCCCGCGCTGACCCAGCTCCGCTTGGCCGCGCCCGGCCATCCGCGCCCGGCCGCCCAGacaccgcccgcccgcgccgcgccagacccccgcacgcccgcgcaccAGACCGCCTGCCCGTCCCATCCCGTCGGCGCCAAGCCACGCGTGCCGCACCACGCGCTGCCGGCCACCGCACGCCAACCCTCCCGGCGCGCCTCTCCACGTTGGTCATCGCCCTTGTGCCTCCTCGTCGACCGTGCCTCCCCCACCACACCATCTTCGAGGATccccactccggcacgccaccggctaGACACTCCGGTCGTCGCCGCCCCCTGTATGCCGCTCGCCCGTCCCTCCCCCTGGCTATAAAAGCCGCCCGAGGccagcctcctccttccacACCACGAGCTCACCCGCCCCTCCTCTTCCCGCCTCCCTgtgccaaccgccgccgccgccaggagctccgccgccgtctcctctaCCCGCCGCCAGCGCCCTATCTCCGGCCACCATCCATCCGAGGTGAAGCCTCAAATGGGTTGcccccatccccatcccccTCCACCTTCCCCACCTCTTGGCTCGCTGCCGGCGAAGTTCGGCCGGCCAGCCCGCCGCCAGCCGTGCCTTCCGCCACCCCTGTACCGAGCCAAAGGAAGAGGAAAGAAGAAAACCCCCCATGTCGATCTAACCCCCTCTTTCTTCCTAATCGTAACtcagccctcccacctctctcaaagaaatCTCGCAGATGTGCCCCTCCACcacccaaaaatatttacaaataagtCCTTGGTTTCTCGCAATTTAGTCCTAAAACCttgtttaagcccctaacactcctttaactcgtcatttgatgcgccaaacttcctccaattgatcctaAATTcaaccaccgcctcctccc
This sequence is a window from Setaria italica strain Yugu1 chromosome III, Setaria_italica_v2.0, whole genome shotgun sequence. Protein-coding genes within it:
- the LOC101758224 gene encoding 60S ribosomal protein L24, with product MVLKTELCRFSGQKIYPGKGIRFIRADSQVFLFANSKCKRYFHNRLKPAKLTWTAMYRKQHKKDIHAEAVKKRRRTTKKPYSRSIVGASLEVIQKKRAEKPEVRDAAREAALREIKERIKKTKDEKKAKKAEVAKSQKAQNKGAVQKGSKGPKLGGGGGKR